ATCCCCTGCTTCATTCCACCTTTCTGCTTCCTGCTGTTTCTCTGGGATTggtccttccagccctgctttctCTCAGACCATCCCTAGAAACCTTCAGCACCACAAAACTGCCCTGGCAGATGTCTCAGCCTGGCCAGAGTTGCCCTTGGCTTACTTCAGCGTTTTGCTATTAAAACCAGAGCAAGACACCTGGATGGGGTCATTCCCTCCCTTCAGGCAGcggaaggcagcagctgctggaggaggtgggACAACAGGGTTTGGCAACGGGACACAGAGTGTGCTAATGAGCAATAAAGTCAGAAGCTTTCACTGGAAAGCCATTTCCACCTCCAGCAACTCCACGTTCCCTGACCtagctgggacagccccaggtaCTGGGTCATTGATGTCACCATGAgacatccccagctccatccctctgcccaCCAAGCAGatcagctggcacagctccatggGGCTGCTGGATCATTTGGGGAAGTGCTTTTCAGTGGTGGTTTGGAGGAATTTGCTCACAGCTCCCCCACCCCATAATTTGGAAGTGAGGCTCAGGGCCATCACTGTGCTGGTGCAGACACACCTGGGTGAgtgtggcagggctggtgaggcaggggctgctgtgggagcactCCCTGAAAGCCTGAGGAAGCTGTTGGTGTTGCAGACgcctgcccctgtgcccatATGTCTGCTGATTTCCATACTAAAGGCATTTACTGTATATGTTTGCCGCCAGGGAAAGCTGCTGTCTACGACTCAGCTCTATTactggaagagcagcagcagcatttgtgCTGCTCTCAATATTGCATTTCCAGGACCTGCTCTGTGGCTTTCGAAATCCTCCTCCCAagtccccacatccccctggGCAATTAGGGAGGATGCCTGGTGGGGGTGATGGCCCCTCCCCGTGTGGCAGCGTGAGCCATCCCTTCTTGGCCTTGGGAAGCGCGGTTCACAAGCCAGTGACAGAGGGATGAAATGCAAATATAGCAGTTCTTGTAAAGTAAATTAAGCTAACAACGAGGTAACAAACCGCTGTTAATATTAGATTAACTTGTTTGGCAAGATATGAAATGGGGTGAGCTGGATTGCCGGTGGCGGAGTGCTCCATAGCGCTaatgctgctcagggaagtaTAACAACCCTCTGACAGACAGGGGCAtgctccaaaaataaaataaattaagtcTGCAGGAAGAGCCAGAATCTGTGCAGCAATTACACCAGCATTAAAGATGAATGGAGACGAAGCCTAAGATTTTGATTGCCTTTAAACACTGGCttgttttttaatctcaaaatcAGACTGTGCTGTGATCAGCCATTAGCCCCAACcgcaaaaaaagagaaagagacagaagaTCCCAGATTTTAACATCTGTAGTATGAACTTAAAATTCCTCTTTGATCTAAGATAAGGAGGCAAATGGCAGCTAATGCAGAAGTTAAAGGCAGCTGAGTGCAGTTGGCAGCTGGGGCTGACATTGGGAAGGATGGAGGCTTGGGCAGAGGGGTCACTGGCAGCCGTGTCCTCAGCACGGGGACTGAGGCACAGGCTTAAATGTCACACTGTATGCCAGTGGTCACTAAACTGATTAAGCAGTGGTTATCTTTAGCAGTAAAAAGGCTATCTGCTAATGCTAAATTATTAGCAGCTAAAATGCCATTTACTCTGCTCTGATTCCTTGAATGAATATTTATGCCAAGTGATGACTATAACACCATCAAAAGGTTTCCATGCTCTGCTCCAGAGAGTGGAAGCGATTATTCAACAGCAGGTCTGCACTCCAGCCCTTGTTTCTATTAAGCAAATTTGCAGCATTCAGACAAGAATTCATGATTGCATTGTCCtcctgggatttttatttttaaaggcatcCCACCTCCAGTGCTCTATGGGGCATGGGCTGTGGAAGGTAGGCCTGTTCTGCTGTGCAGACACAGAAGAGAGGGATTCAGATGCTGAACAATCCCTCccttgtgtttttccttttttaactaTAAGACAATTGGATATTTGCCCCACCCCATTCAGCACTGAGAAGTTGTGTCCTGCCCCAGGCTTTCCGCCCAGTCTCCAGCTGGGGCTTTTTCCTGAGGCAGCATCATGAAATTCCTCCTTAGGTATCAGGAATCAGATGCCAGCCATGGTGATAAATCAAGAGGGCTGCCCATCAGAAATgaagcccctgcagcccagcaggggaGCAGTGCCTGGATTTCACAGCAAGGGCAAGAGCAGGGAGGCAACGGGAAGCCACTGCTCCTGAGTCATGGCCCACGGTGTAACTAAGGTGTTTTTCTCTGAAGGACTCGATTTTTAAACTGGCACCAAAACCCTCCTTAAGAATCTGAAGCTGAGCTGCCCCTCCAGCTTGTTTGGtgagtggttttggtttggttttactGCTCCCCTCCTCACCACAGGACAGCAGCCTTGCCCTGCCATTGTGTGCTGAATTGCAGCAAATcccaggggcaggcaggcagggagccaTCAATCcagagcacaggagggacagtcTGGCAGCCCATTTCAAAGCAAGGAATGGAAACATTTGGGCAACAAGCTGCTCCTTCCGTAGCCCCAGGGTGGCTGCCTCCAATAGCCTCTACAAAAAGAGCATCAACTCTCATCTGTTTCTCAAAAGACaacctccccccaccccaagaAGCACTaaaacagagcagcagtttAAACACCACATATCCATAGGCAGCTATAAGCGGCTCTTTAATTGCTATTCCATGTTTATGGGAATAAAAAGGGATGAGGCCATGCATTTTATAATGGGTCTCCCAACTTAAAACATCTGTTTGTGAAGAAAAATCCACTCAATCAATCCACATGTCTGAGGTAGCTCTAGATGACAGGCAATATTTTGAAGCATGCTAAGTGTCTGGTGGTGTTTTGCTTCTGCTTAGCCATTATTCAGCACAGGTGTACATAAAAGCATTTCATGcaacaggcagagcagcaccgAGCTGCACTGCATCTGGCATTTGCAATTCAGAGAACACACACAAGCGACCCAGGACCAGCAACCAATTAAGTCACATCAGAAAAAAGTACTCGGTGTCTATTTATTAAAGGAAAGGGGGGTAAATCgaagaaaaagcaagaagacaaaataaatagaattgcAGCCATCCTTTACAGCTACTGGTGCACTATATTAAAGTGACACTCACTATACAAAGAAATGTGTTTGATACAGTCCAGTGGGTTGCACATGAATTGCATAACCTTGAAAATCATTGCACAAAGCATCGCAGCAGGAACACagttcagaattttttctcCGGGAGATGCTTCAAACGTGATCGCTTTTATTGCGCGGGAGGTCAAAGCACCTGGCATGGAGTGAGCAGaaagggctggggcagggatgtgctgcatCAGCACCCGGCCCCGTCCCAGCCCTGACATCAGCTCTCGCAGCAGCTCTGACCTGGACAAGCGATGCCCCACGGGAAAACCCCACTGCCTAGCAAAGCCTTGAAATTAATATTCTGATCAATGCCCAGGCACCTgttggcagggctgcagggagcctgtTCCTTGCAGCCCGGACTGGAGCCACGGGATCAGGCAgccagcaggaattccatggCAAGGCTCTGAATCCACAAGGAGCctctcagccacagcagcctcggtgggatggatcccagcccTCACCTGCCCCCAGCTCATTCCCTCTCATGATACAGGGAAGCAGGTGGTTGGATGGAAGTCTCCACAaccctgcagcagcatttcccccAGTTATTGTGAGAGAACCTGCCTCTGCTGTGATCCATGAAGTTTCCAGGGAGCTATGTACATGTTTCCAATAGTCTGGTCAGCTAAAGCACAGCAAATACAGGCTTTTTGCCACACAGGGAAGAAACCACAGCAACGATGACCAGGAAAcattcataatttttaattcacaCCAGTAATAAAATTGCAttacatttttcataaaataaatgttccaGTTTATATACAGAAAACAGACTGTACAGAGccctcccccagaccccaaaaactcacaaACATACAGGCAATGCAGTGCTCAGCTAAGCAGGCACAACTGTACATCTAAAATTGTAACTGCTTTGTGTTGGGGGGGAAAAGTACTACAATGTATATAGTCCTCTCTGGaccaagaattaaaaaaatattgcaggcAAGCTGACAGACGCCCTCGCTGCTCGTGCGGCCAAGCGCCCATCCCACAGTGCTCCAGCGAAGCAGGGGCTGTTATTGAACCTGGGACTCGAAGCTCCCGTTCAGCTGCCCTTCCTCATAGTCCATCTGACACAAGATCATGTTgttcttcaggaaaaatttgTCTCCCACGCAGAATCTGGAAGGTAAAAAAGAAGGATTAGTGGGTGTGGGTACGAACAGACATCGGAACGGGAGGAATTTGAGGCAGTTTGGGTCCGGAGGCGACTCAGGTGAGCAGGGTTTgaattccagctctgccagtgcttCTCCCTTTGCCATCCCAGGGTTTTGCTGTCCCTTTCCACAgccacagggagcagcctggggagcaggTCCCACTTTTTTCAGGAGGAGGTTGGGAGCAGTTAAGGGATTTGTCCCTGCAGACAAGAGATGTTGGCTCTCCAGCCAGGAAATCAAGCGGGCAATATTACACGGAGCCTATTTGAAGTTTTTGCTGGTATCCACATTTCCACAGTTCCCTCGGGTGAAGCAGTATTTACACTAATTTCCAGGCAAGGACTGGCTATTAAGTCCTCCCTCACCCCCTTGTGTACAGTGCTGAACAATAAATAGAAATTTCTCGGTGGCTGGACTCCTAACCTTTATCTTCATTGAGCGAAGGGCACTGCTCTCTATATACCATGTAAATTGTTCTGTTTGTCTTGAAGTTGACAGAGAAGCTTGTGATATTTAACAATTTTATTTGACCATTAAGGTCAAAAAAGTTCCACATATAAGATCAGAGAGGTGTGAATTGACAGCCAATAGCTTTTCCCGCCCTGCCTGCTTGCTCAGGAATCAGAAGCTAATCTTTACTTCTTAAGATAACAAATAATGTTCTCTGCCCCCAATTCGGGGGCTGCTTTTTGTCCATCACACTGGCAGGGCAATGACAGACCAGAGCACAGGCTGCCCCAAGAGCTGAGTCTGGAATCAGCCTCAGGTCCCTAAAGCAGAGAGGCACCCTGGGTCAGCACTGTGCCTaaaggcagctctgcactgagagGAAAGGGTAGGTACCAGCCTCTGGCAAGGCCAAGTATCTACAGGGCTTTGAAGGAAGATCAATGGAGGTGTCTCCATCCTCAGGAGACTTAGCAGACCTCAAATGCCCatttcccctgctcccaggcagaGCTTTGGCACTGCCCACCCCTTATCTAAAGTGCTTTCATCATCTGTAACTCAGGCAGCTTCAGGCAGAGCATCTTTCAGTGAACAGCTTTTATGGTAAAAACTGTACTGCACACACACCaccttccccaggagcaggTTTGACACAACAAATAACAGACACAGCTGCTTGCTTTTCACTGCTTATCCCCACCTTGAATGCCATATACATCTCCaggaagagaaatgcaaaaattactCTTGCCACCAGCATCATCAACAGCTAAACCTGGTTTTGGGTGTAGAGGAGCCAAAGGAGGAGCTGGACAATTTGGGAGCTGGAAGGTGTGGGGGTGTGTATGAGCACATGGGAACTGAAATGCTCTACAGGGGTACCCTAATGTGACATGAAGTTTTGGGAGAAGGATTTGATTCACTGGAAAAGCAACTGTTCCTACCTGCCAGTAAACTGGGATCTCTTCAGCTGATGCACCACAACTGGACACAGAGGATGTAACAGGGTTAAAGTGAAGTGACTCAGGGCCAGTTTCACATTGCCAGCCCCCATGCTTGCAGCAGGGATGTTGCAGAGCCCGTCTGGGTGGTCAaactccagccagcagcagtgagaaagAGGTGCTGAACCTACTCTGCTATTTCTTAAGAGTGATTTTCTTCTGAGCAAACCCACACTTGAGATAATGGCAAGAGAGGCAGCTGGATTTCCTGCAACCCTTGTAACACTGAGCTATCAGCAGTGACCTGCTTTTATTCAGCACTACGATGACCATGATGACTTTAGAACAGTTTAAAGCATGGTAGGCTGAGGGGTAATGCAGGACTTGATGCAAAACTGATATTGTAGGGAATGAAAGTAATGAAAACATTGCACTCTTGGTAAGAATATTAGAGATTCTGCTGTGATAGATTGAGCACTCTATACAAAGTCCAGCTATAGAAGGGCAAGCAAGCTGGAAGAGAACTAAGGAAAGGCCTTCATCATCAAATCTTTTCAGAGCTGAAGAACAAGACAGGGTTTCAGGTGAGGTTTCAGATTCAGAACCAGAACTGGCATTCACCTCTGCAACTTTGACTTTAGGGTTACTTAATCTTACTGTTCTCAGTTCAGCATCCAGTGCTGTCTGTTACAGGATCACTTCCATTCTGCCCTTTCAAGCCCAAATCTCTACAGAGTAAGTCATAAAAATGGGTAGCCCTCTGACCTTAGCAAGAAGTAAGAATTAACACATAGCCCATCTTTCAGAACTCAGCATCCCCTAAACTGAGCAAATCCCTTGTGCATCACAGCACAAGTCAGTCAGAACAGGGGGATGACCTGCACTCTCCTGCTGGACACTGACAGCCCTGGAGGCTGTCTGAAGGACAGACTGGGACCACACTGGCAACTGAAGAGGGAGGGGAGACAGAGAGGTGCTTTGGAACCTTTGAAATAAAGGgtggaatttaaaagaaattactgagAATGAAAACTAGGCAGCACTAGGATTTTATGGGGAAGAAGAAGGATGAAGTAGGAGTTTGGTGAGAGATGCTCAGCCTGCAGACTCCAAGGCCAACCATCACTCCTGActgtgcagcccagggctgcctgaAGGAACATCAGGGAAGGGGAGCAATGCTGTCCTGCCCGGAATCATCAGGAGGCTgagagctgagcctggcagcaCCTGCAACACTCCTGAGACAAACTGGGGAGACAAACCCCAGAACTGCCTGGTGACTGCAGCAGCATAGAAGGAGCATCTCAGGGGATGAGGTGAGATCAGCCCAGAGTTCCAGAGTCACAAAACTCAGCTGGGCAGCTGGAAGATCCCTCAGAGAGCCCAAGGCAGGAGCCACTAGATGTCACTGCCGCCCCGGCACTGCCACCGCGCCGAGCAGGAGACAGCATCCACGGGAATAAACACTGAATAATACTTGTACCTTCGATAAACACTGCCCCAGCCTCCAGAGAGAGTGAGCAAAGCAccttctctgcttcctctgggCCCTGGCACCAACCAGCTGGCACAGATCCATCTCAGGGCTGAGCCACTGTCGGACGTGCAAGAGCAGAACCGAGCAGCGTCTCCCAAGTTCAGGGGGAAGCTGGGATTCACACACATGTATGGCTGCTTCACGAGAGATCCCACTGTGACTCTTTTCTAGAGTGAGCAAGGAATGTTCAAGTCAGCATTTTAGCTTGACTTTTACAGAACTGGGTTCTCCATTTTCCCACAGGTTTGTCATTTCTCTCACACATTCCCATGGGATGAGGCACTGCATCCTAATTTCATCTCTGGGAAACAACCACAGATCCAGAACAGGAACACCTGCACAGCCCTTGGACTGTGGGCAGTCACTACGGCCTGACTAAGCAAGCAGTAAGAACTGCAAGCAGTTCCAGGTCTATCTTAGACaaggatggacagatggatgcATCAGAAGCTGACACAGTATCACGTCTGGTTCTGTGGGCCTCCATTCTGCCTATGATGATCAACAAACATGGTGCTGGGAAGATTTTTCACAGCCCTTCCAAACTCAGCTGGCTACAGGTAGTTCAGGGGAAAACACTGTGCATGGCCCTCTATTATACTCCCTGATGTCCATCTTCCACCCAGCACAAATACATAAGCCTCACTCGAAGTTATACCACCAAAATCCCCTGTTAATTACACAACAACTGAAGGGATTTGTCCCTAGTGTTGGAAAGGGCTTAGCCaaagtatttttctccttcctctcccttctcGTTATCATTCTTCTTTTCCACCCCCAGTTCTGAGTGTGTCAGAGATGTGATTTAACTAAGATAATGTCAGTTTGCCAGAAGAGCTCCATTCTCCATCATCTGCCTTCTGCAAAGAGGGTAGCTCCTGAAAGGACGCTGGAGCAGTTTGTTtcattcagcagcagctgtacaggctgtgtctgtgccctCCCCCTTGCCCCTCCaactcccagcagctccaaggggATTTGCACTAAAAGGGCTACAGGTACTTACAAGCATCCCCAGGTCAAGcctggcagcccagccccagccctgccagcaggctGTGAGCCCCAGACGGGCAGGGCACATCAAACATTTCCCCTGCTTCGTGGGCAAAGGTATAAATTAGTTTGTGTGTACAATAAGTGTGTCCTCACCGCTGGTTGCAGAGCTGACAGGCAAAGCAGTCCAAATGGTAAACATTATCTCTGGCCCTCATCACCATCTCAAAGGCAGGGATCAGTTTACTGCAGGCAGCACAATTCCCGGTGGTACCAAAGAGCCTGCCAAAGAAGCACAATCATTAGAAGccattttaattaaatggtGGAAGGACTAATTAAGTGTAATTAGCAGTATCAAATACTGTATTGCACCAATAAATAGAAGTTGCAGTCTCCATTTCACTGACCAACCAGCGTGCAGGAACTTGGGATAAAACTGCCTGGTGAGCAGGCTCCGATCATCAAGATGAAACTTCATTTGGTTTGTGAGCCTAGGGCTAATTTGCTGTCTAATGGAGAAAAGCATTAAACACTTAGAGCACTATTTTGGGGCTCACAAAATTTCACTCAAAAACTAtctgcctctctgcagcagtggggtaggtgctgggagctgcccatTCTGCTCCACATGGGCTTGGCCACAGCCTGATGGAGggacaggctggcagcaggacacagaatCCTGCAAACTTTGCCAATCCTGGCAGGAAGTGCTGAAACAGCTCAGGAAGAACCTCACTCACCTGGTGCTTCGAAAGAAAAAGCATGAGTTCTCTTGCAATGAGCTCACAGCATTTCTCCAGGCATCTCAGAGAGCAagccctgctccctggctgtgcccccctcctcctgcctccccagccctcccggGAGCCAGCTAAGCCCTTCCACGGCGGCCTGAACAGCATGCTCAGCCGTTCCACTTcagctccctgcccctccaggACAGCCCTTCAGCACTGGAAGCTTTGCCATTTTCATCTTGGCTTTCGCTATCTGTCTCCCCAGATGtctgttgctgctgcagctcctgctgggggaCTCAAGGAAGACTGTGGCATCCTTCCCGAGGCCCCCTTGCCCGCGGTGTCCCTGCAGACCCTGCGTGCGCCAGGGGCACGGTGCCACCGCAGCGTTACAGCCACACTGAGCCACGGGCTGACAGAACCAAGGCTCACCCCAGCCCCTGGTCACACGTGGTTAGTCACTTTGCCTAGAAGATGATAGAAATGGCATTTTGGGGGTGATGAGCCTCAAGACGTACGATCCCTGCCGGCCATTAGCTCAGTGCACGCAACGCGCCGCTGCCCGCGGACAGATCTGGGCTCAGGGTTTGTTTCGAGCCATCGGTTCTGGCTGATTCCACAACACGCAGATGAGAAACATCAGGAAAATCCATAACCAATTTCTAAACCTGCAATTTGCCAGGCTAATCAATACTAATTATTACTGGCCAGTAATTGTGAATTAAAACACCCAGCAGTGTTATAGAAACCTCCACACAACTCTCCCACCCTCCTACAGCGCTGTGCTCCCGAAGTCAGCACGCTCTCCAGCTGTAAGGAAGCCCACCCTTATTTTTCCTTAGAAGTGGAATGAGTGGTCTTTCATCAGGCCTGGCTGGAAAAACCCAGGCCTTCCTATGAAGGAACAGCACTATGTTTTCCCTGAGAGCTAAATCACAGAACAGAAACACTCATGCAGGACAGAAAATCCACAAAGGGAGTACCAAAATTTCTTCCCCCATGATTCCACCATCTGAAGGCTGAAAGGCAGAGTGAAATCCCAGCTGTATAATTTGCACCAGCAAAAGGCAAGCTGACCCCTCTTGCTCCTGCCCCCACAGGCAGGGGAGGCAGCTGGGCATGGGGCTCGGCTGCCTAACGCCAGCAGACCGGACTGGAAAAATGCGGCACTGAAAAGCATCCAGGTCTCCACCCTGGAACGCCCTGGCTCTCATTCAGCACCCTCTCACAAATCAAGCCATTACTCCAGACATCCCTCCCTTCCTCAGCCTAGCTGCCCCTTTCCACTTGGGCACAGCAAAGCCTGACAGCTTTTGCCaggattttcccatttcccataAAACCAGGCATCCGTTTTTAGAGTACCCAAGTCACAGCCAACTCAAAAAAATGAGTCAAATGCATTAGGCAGGGAAACTGGGAGGTTAATCCTAGAtttgctctgtgcccagcactgctaCATGCACAAGTATAAAATATCCATTATTCATTAGCATCACAGTTGTGTGGAGCTCAATCTagattaaacaaaataaagggGCCCCAGACAGCACCATTTGCATTGTTAAGCAGGTGCTTTTCTTCAGCCTTCAAATAGGAGACTTTTCTAAATGGAAATGATGGGGAAATTTGGACAGATGTTCACTTAACTATTTAAACAGTTAGCttaagaaacatgaaaaatgtatttggcATCGTATTCACCTGTCTCCtttcaggggttttgggggtaaACCAATTGTTAAACAGCTTTGACTGTTTGCATAAGATCTGAAGCTTATGTTCTGTCCAGCTGAAATCGTGTTGCCTTCTAATGTCTACATAATGTGGCTTCCAGCGAGTCAGCGTGCTAATCTTTGTCTCTTCTATCAAGTTTCACAGTCCTCCATACCCTCCCTTTCCCAACAGATGAACGTTTCACACTTATTCTAGCACCTCCTaattttaatctgcttttcGGGGAGTGATTTAGAGCCCCATGTATTCACCAC
This region of Catharus ustulatus isolate bCatUst1 chromosome 6, bCatUst1.pri.v2, whole genome shotgun sequence genomic DNA includes:
- the LMO1 gene encoding rhombotin-1 isoform X4, with translation MLSVQPKGKQKGCAGCNRKIKDRYLLKALDKYWHEDCLKCACCDCRLGEVGSTLYTKANLILCRRDYLRLFGTTGNCAACSKLIPAFEMVMRARDNVYHLDCFACQLCNQRFCVGDKFFLKNNMILCQMDYEEGQLNGSFESQVQ